Proteins from a single region of Scleropages formosus chromosome 24, fSclFor1.1, whole genome shotgun sequence:
- the pcif1 gene encoding mRNA (2'-O-methyladenosine-N(6)-)-methyltransferase, translating to MTSENHGTLKGDAALVMSPSGSSSQGQPHLPSTSKPIQELPDELIQAGWSKCWSKRENRPYYFNRFTNQSLWEMPVLGQHDVISDPLGLNAAPASGDVVSDTGLGNGQRKRRLSEETPQGPNSFKRPKVDTPVTPTTPTIPISPSTPGTKPWSSSTEDKHAPPPLPAPAPYRPTVVYWDLDVQTNAVIRERAPADYLPPHPEIELQRAQLTTKLRQHYHELCNQREGIEPPRESFNRWLLERKVVDKGCDPLLPSDCDPVISPSMFREVMNDIPIRLSRIKYKEEARKLLFKYAEAAKKMIDSRNATPESRKVVKWNVEDTMNWLRKDHSASKEDYMDRLEHLRKQCGPHVAAVAKDSIEGICTKIYHISAEYVRRIRQAHLNLLKDCNITDGAEAPEVQDRLVYCYPIRLALPSPPQPRVELHFENEIACLRYKGEMVKVNRNYFSKLELLYRYSCIDDPRFEKFLSRVWCLIKRYQVMFGSGVNEGTGLQGALPVPVFEALHKQFGVSFECFASPLNCYFKQFCSAFPDTDGFFGSRGPFLSFSPVSGSFEANPPFCEELMDAMVTHFEELLERSSEPLSFIIFVPEWRDPPTPALIRMESSPFRRHQLTVSAFEHEYRSGSQHICKREDMYYKAVHSTAVIFLQNAAGFAKWEPTPERVQELLGAYRISGRSLASPGPSSTGTGGAGGDRDSRMRQDQGGGSPMEKSGLDTLSV from the exons ATGACGAGTGAAAACCATGGCACTCTCAAGGGAGATGCGGCGCTGGTCATGTCTCCATCTGGTTCCTCTTCACAAGGGCAGCCTCACCTGCCCTCCACCAGCAAACCCATCCAGGAGCTCCCAG ATGAGCTGATCCAAGCTGGATGGTCCAAGTGCTGGAGCAAACGAGAGAATCGGCCCTATTACTTCAACCGTTTCACCAACCAGTCGCTATGGGAGATGCCAGTTCTGGGCCAACATGATGTCATT TCTGACCCCTTGGGTTTAAATGCTGCCCCAGCCTCTGGGGATGTAGTAAGTGACACTGGTCTGGGAAACGGGCAGCGAAAGAGACGTCTTTCAGAGGAAACCCCCCAGGGACCTAACAGTTTCAAAAGGCCCAAG GTTGATACTCCAGTGACTCCTACAACCCCCACCATTCCCATTTCACCCAGCACACCCGGAACAAAGCCATGGAGCTCATCAACAGAGGACAAGCATGCACCACCACCCCTGCCTGCTCCTGCTCCGTACCGTCcgacagt GGTCTATTGGGACCTGGACGTGCAGACCAATGCTGTGATCCGGGAGAGGGCTCCCGCCGACTACCTTCCCCCACACCCTGAGATTGAGCTTCAGCGAGCACAGCTCACCACCAAGTTACGGCAGCACTACCATGAGCTCTGCAACCAGCGTGAAG ggatcgaacccccaCGAGAGTCCTTCAACCGCTGGCTTTTGGAGCGAAAAGTTGTGGACAAGGGCTGTGACCCTTTGCTGCCCAGCGACTGTGACCCTGTCATATCTCCGTCCATGTTCCGTGAAGTTATGAATGACATCCCGATAAG GTTATCTCGCATTAAATACAAGGAAGAAGCCAGAAAGCTTTTGTTTAAATATGCAGAGGCTGCAAAGAAAATGATTGACTCGAG AAACGCcacaccagaaagcaggaaggTAGTGAAGTGGAACGTCGAGGACACAATGAACTGGTTGAGGAAGGACCACTCAGCCAGTAAAGAGGACTACATG GACCGTCTTGAGCACTTACGCAAGCAGTGTGGTCCTCACGTGGCCGCAGTCGCCAAGGACTCAATCGAAGGCATCTGTACCAAGATTTACCACATCTCGGCAGAGTACGTGCGGCGCATTCGCCAGGCTCACCTGAACCTGCTGAAAGACTGCAATATCACTG ATGGCGCTGAGGCTCCAGAGGTGCAAGACAGACTTGTGTATTGCTATCCGATACGGCTGGCCCTCCCCTCACCCCCACAGCCACGTGTTGAGCTGCACTTTGAGAATGAAATTGCCTGCCTACGCTACAAGGGCGAGATGGTCAAGGTCAACCGCAACTACTTCAGCAAACTG GAGCTTCTGTACCGATACAGCTGCATTGATGATCCAAGGTTTGAGAAGTTCCTCTCACGAGTCTGGTGCCTTATCAAGAGATACCAG GTAATGTTCGGCTCTGGAGTAAATGAAGGGAcgggcctgcagggggcgctgccCGTGCCCGTTTTTGAGGCCCTGCACAAGCAGTTTGGTGTCTCCTTTGAGTGCTTCGCCTCACCGCTCAACTGCTACTTCAAGCAGTTCTGTTCAGCCTTCCCAGACACCGATGGCTTTTTTGGGTCACGAGG GCCTTTCCTGAGCTTCTCGCCCGTCAGCGGGTCCTTCGAGGCCAACCCACCCTTCTGTGAGGAGCTCATGGATGCTATGGTGACCCACTTTGAG GAGCTTCTGGAGCGCTCCAGCGAGCCCCTATCCTTCATCATCTTTGTCCCAGAGTGGCGTGACCCCCCAACTCCTGCCCTCATCCGCATGGAGTCCAGCCCTTTCCGGCGCCACCAGCTGACCGTGTCGGCGTTTGAACATGAGTACCGCAGTGGCTCACAGCACATCTGCAAGAG GGAGGACATGTACTACAAGGCAGTACACAGCACGGCCGTGATCTTCCTCCAAAATGCCGCAGGCTTTGCCAAGTGGGAACCCACCCCTGAGCGGGTCCAGGAACTGCTTGGTGCCTACCGGATCTCCGGCCGCTCCCTGGCCTCCCCTGGCCCCTCTTCCACTGGCACTGGAGGGGCAGGAGGTGACAGGGATTCCAGAATGAGGCAGGATCAGGGTGGGGGCAGCCCTATGGAAAAGAGTGGCCTGGACACCTTGAGCGTTTAG
- the pltp gene encoding phospholipid transfer protein, whose amino-acid sequence MFLPRLTILFLAFATMMSAEPPGCKIRITSKGLDMLKYETQKFVEEELENITVPDLKGKEGGLQYTIQDVKIQELNLTYADLRFQPDVGLLFDIQNSSISLTFQRHILYWFLHDVGAINASADGVNIHVALYMTRDDSGRLKISNMSCDAAVAKMRAKFSGTLGKVYEFLASFLTTGMRFILNQQICPTLNHAGLVLINSLLDTVPVRQTVDKYVGIDYALLSDPVVTSSSLDMDFRGMFYVLENPNDTIVNYAAYPVVREYDRMVYLALSEYFFDSGMYAYYKAGVFSMQIANERMPKDLEMLLRTTYFGTIMMLNPALMEAPISLELEVSTAPRCVIKTSGATVAVTAVVTVMMLPAGQTPVQLSSMTMEAKLNAKVSMKGKKLAVHMDLRRFKIYSNQSALESLALIPLQGPLKTMLQISIVPIINNRTKKGVQIPLPEGMDFIEEVVEYHNGFIIIGANLHFTKGLREVIESNRQYMPSNSTLAP is encoded by the exons ATGTTCCTGCCTAGACTGACCATCCTTTTTCTGGCCTTCGCCACCATGATGTCAGCTGAGCCCCCTGGGTGCAAAATTCGGATTACCTCCAAGGGCCTCGACATGC TAAAGTACGAGACCCAGAAGTttgtggaggaggagctggagaacatCACAGTGCCAGACCTGAAGGGCAAAGAAGGTGGATTACAGTACACCATCCAAGA CGTAAAAATCCAGGAGCTGAACCTCACTTACGCAGACCTCCGTTTCCAACCAGATGTGGGCCTGCTTTTTGATATCCAGAACTCCTCCATTTCTCTCACCTTCCAGCGCCACATACTCTACTGGTTCCT CCATGACGTGGGAGCAATCAACGCCTCAGCAGATGGGGTAAACATCCACGTGGCCCTGTACATGACCCGGGACGATTCCGGCCGCCTCAAgatctccaacatgtcctgcgATGCTGCCGTCGCCAAAATGCGAGCCAAGTTCTCTGGCACCCTGGG GAAAGTCTATGAGTTCCTAGCTTCCTTCTTGACAACAGGAATGCGCTTCATTTTAAACCAGCAG ATCTGTCCGACTCTGAACCATGCTGGTTTAGTTCTCATTAACTCCTTGTTGGACACTGTCCCAG TTCGCCAAACGGTGGACAAGTATGTAGGAATCGACTACGCGCTTCTCAGTGACCCTGTCGTGACCTCAAGCAGTCTGGACATGGATTTCagg GGTATGTTCTATGTGCTGGAGAACCCCAATGACACCATCGTGAACTACGCAGCATACCCAGTGGTCAGGGAGTATGACCGCATGGTCTACCTGGCCCTGTCTGAGTACTTCTTCGACAGCGGGATGTACGCCTACTACAAAGCCGGGGTTTTCTCCATGCAGATAGCCAACGAGCGG ATGCCAAAAGACCTGGAAATGCTCCTGAGGACCACTTACTTTGGGACCATAATGATGCTG AACCCAGCTCTGATGGAGGCACCTATTTCTCTGGAGCTGGAAGTCTCCACTGCCCCGCGCTGCGTCATTAAGACGTCTGGAGCCACTGTGGCCGTCACTGCCGTGGTGACTGTGATGATGTTGCCAGCTGGACAGACCCCTGTGCAGCTCAGTAGCATGACCATG GAAGCCAAACTTAATGCCAAGGTGTCTATGAAGGGCAAGAAGCTGGCTGTTCACATGGACCTGAGAAG GTTTAAAATCTACTCAAACCAGTCTGCTCTGGAATCATTGGCG CTCATTCCACTCCAGGGGCCCCTTAAGACTATGCTGCAGATCTCCATAGTGCCAATTATCAACA ATCGAACTAAGAAGGGTGTTCAGATCCCACTTCCAGAAGGGATGGACTTCATCGAGGAAGTGGTGGAATATCACAAT GGGTTCATCATCATCGGAGCAAATTTGCACTTCACCAAGGGCCTGCGGGAGGTCATTGAGAGCAATCGACAGTACATGCCCAGCAACAGCACCCTGGCACCTTGA